One region of Eleutherodactylus coqui strain aEleCoq1 chromosome 5, aEleCoq1.hap1, whole genome shotgun sequence genomic DNA includes:
- the LOC136628372 gene encoding angiopoietin-related protein 3-like produces the protein MHTMRGTCTFSLLYSLCVLVPPIQGARAELSLYPQDEIRLLSEGLLQIGSGLKREFNHTKHQIKSIFQQLNHFNTSLAKLSGQVNQATKLGEELDQKTRNFEDNAKMYEMLAEISEELAKLKEEEVSLDNKIKPLESKIQSVLEKRNERESVLNTSDIMASIERQNMQILSLQAIVDSHQDKINSQEAKIQRLQKKAKSRNTKSKKRRNLGFREDSQV, from the exons atgcacacaatgagaggcaCTTGCACATTCTCTTTGCTTTATTCATTGTGTGTTTTAGTTCCACCAATTCAGGGGGCTCGTGCAGAATTGAGTTTATACCCTCAAGATGAAATCCGACTACTCTCAGAAGGTCTTCTCCAGATTGGGTCAGGATTAAAAAGGGAATTTAACCATACAAAACATCAAATCAAAAGCATTTTCCAGCAATTGAATCACTTCAACACATCTCTGGCAAAACTGTCCGGACAAGTTAATCAAGCGACTAAACTTGGAGAAGAACTGGACCAGAAAACAAGAAACTTTGAAGATAATGCTAAGATGTATGAGATGCTTGCAGAGATTTCAGAAGAACTAGCGAAGCTAAAGGAAGAAGAAGTTTCCCTGGACAACAAAATCAAGCCTTTAGAAAGCAAGATCCAAAGTGTTCTGGAAAAAAGGAACGAGAGGGAATCTGTTCTCAACACATCAGATATTATG GCATCTATTGAAAGGCAAAACATGCAGATTCTTTCTCTTCAAGCAATAGTAGACAGTCATCAAGACAAAATCAATTCCCAGGAGGCTAAAATCCAAAGATTACAGAAGAAG GCCAAGTCCAGAAACACAAAGTCCAAAAAGAGACGCAATCTAGGTTTTCGGGAGGACAGTCAAGTTTGA